One part of the Algibacter sp. L1A34 genome encodes these proteins:
- a CDS encoding non-canonical purine NTP diphosphatase produces MKIVFATNNLNKLKEVQALIPDYIKLLSLQDIGCFEEVPETQNTIEGNAIQKAEYIKTNYNHDCFADDTGLEVNTLNGEPGVYSARYAGEQRNAYDNTNKLLTELNNKPDRSAQFKTVIALHINGELKTFTGICKGEITTEKHGEKGFGYDPVFKPNNHSNTFAQMDLSIKNSIGHRGKAVKQLVTFLSEIK; encoded by the coding sequence TCGTTTTCGCAACAAATAATTTAAACAAACTGAAAGAAGTTCAAGCTTTAATTCCAGATTATATTAAACTACTTAGTTTACAAGATATTGGATGTTTTGAGGAGGTTCCCGAAACCCAAAATACAATAGAAGGCAATGCTATACAAAAAGCAGAATACATAAAAACAAATTACAATCACGACTGCTTTGCCGATGATACCGGTTTAGAAGTTAACACCTTAAATGGAGAGCCAGGTGTTTATTCTGCGCGCTACGCTGGAGAACAACGTAACGCTTACGATAACACCAATAAACTTTTAACCGAATTGAACAATAAACCAGATAGATCGGCACAATTTAAAACCGTAATTGCATTACATATAAATGGAGAGCTAAAAACGTTTACAGGAATTTGCAAAGGTGAAATTACTACCGAAAAACATGGCGAAAAAGGTTTTGGTTACGATCCCGTTTTTAAACCCAACAACCACAGTAATACATTTGCCCAAATGGATTTAAGCATAAAAAATAGTATTGGCCATCGCGGCAAAGCAGTTAAACAATTAGTAACTTTTTTAAGTGAAATAAAATAA